A portion of the Myxococcales bacterium genome contains these proteins:
- a CDS encoding DUF1592 domain-containing protein, whose amino-acid sequence MRTTASLSGLTLALALSAAACTGVISGDDTVLGAGGGAAEGTVRPRGACAPVRKTAYRRMNAREFQAAVRDLFEVPALELGEYPQDFFSTRGFDNDDINTRTSPVDAEKVFTAAERVAGQVASAPGSKFGACKTATDLRACLTPLLTSTLRRAYRAPVDPTVLGALLDVAAAAPDKGEGIADAIAAMLASPRFVMHLVDYERNLDKDGTHELSPHELASRLSFFLWSSVPDDQLLDLADSTKLRDPAVLASEVRRMLADARASRFLATFPSQWLGYHRVATSTRDAKTYPEFDDTLKRSMVTESNMLFDDVLKSGAPADTLVTATHSFVDRSLASLYGVPFPGDAKDPFARVSLEGTRRRGLMMQAATMTATATGNLAIHRGVFVLSRVLCEPLGLPPQAVSLKPGPAARTEREKLAAHASDPVCNGCHARIDPIGLSYSNFDAIGRFRRADEAGPIDASGKLPDGRAFGDAADLASFVASGDTFEICLANHLASFATARIVEGDEMCLLKEVVGRGTADGTTSIPRLISELVASDLFSLSRMVER is encoded by the coding sequence ATGCGGACAACGGCCTCGCTCAGCGGGTTGACGCTCGCCCTCGCGCTCTCCGCGGCCGCCTGCACCGGCGTCATTTCGGGGGATGACACCGTGCTCGGCGCGGGAGGTGGCGCCGCTGAAGGCACCGTTCGCCCTCGCGGCGCCTGCGCTCCCGTTCGCAAGACCGCCTACCGCCGGATGAACGCCCGGGAGTTCCAAGCCGCGGTACGCGACCTCTTTGAGGTACCCGCCCTGGAACTGGGCGAATATCCGCAAGACTTCTTCAGCACCCGCGGCTTCGACAACGACGACATCAACACGCGCACGAGCCCCGTCGACGCGGAGAAGGTGTTCACGGCAGCCGAGCGAGTGGCGGGCCAGGTCGCCTCCGCCCCCGGGTCGAAGTTCGGCGCCTGCAAGACGGCGACCGACCTTCGCGCCTGCCTCACCCCACTCCTGACGTCCACGCTCCGACGCGCCTACCGGGCTCCCGTCGACCCGACGGTCTTGGGCGCGCTCCTCGACGTCGCGGCGGCGGCGCCTGACAAGGGCGAGGGCATCGCCGACGCGATCGCCGCGATGCTTGCGTCGCCTCGCTTCGTTATGCACCTCGTCGACTACGAGCGAAACCTCGACAAGGACGGCACGCACGAGCTTTCACCCCACGAGCTCGCCTCGCGGCTGTCGTTCTTCTTGTGGTCCAGCGTCCCCGACGACCAGCTCCTCGACCTCGCCGACAGCACCAAGCTCCGCGATCCCGCGGTCCTCGCTTCGGAGGTTCGGCGCATGCTCGCGGATGCGCGTGCCTCACGCTTTCTCGCAACGTTCCCGAGTCAGTGGCTTGGCTACCACCGCGTTGCGACGTCGACGCGAGACGCCAAGACCTACCCGGAATTCGACGACACGCTCAAGCGCTCGATGGTGACCGAGTCGAACATGCTCTTCGACGACGTGCTCAAGAGCGGGGCGCCGGCCGACACGCTCGTCACGGCGACCCACTCGTTCGTGGACCGTTCCCTCGCGAGCCTCTACGGCGTTCCCTTTCCCGGCGACGCGAAAGATCCCTTCGCGCGCGTGAGCCTGGAAGGCACACGGCGCCGAGGCCTCATGATGCAGGCGGCGACCATGACGGCGACGGCCACTGGCAACCTCGCCATTCACCGCGGGGTCTTCGTCCTTTCGCGCGTTCTGTGCGAGCCGCTCGGTCTGCCTCCGCAAGCGGTCTCCCTGAAGCCCGGGCCAGCAGCCCGCACGGAGCGCGAGAAGCTGGCGGCTCACGCGAGCGATCCGGTGTGCAACGGATGCCACGCCCGCATCGATCCGATCGGCCTCTCCTATTCGAACTTCGATGCCATCGGGCGCTTCCGAAGGGCCGACGAAGCGGGGCCCATCGACGCCTCTGGGAAGCTCCCGGACGGCCGCGCGTTTGGCGACGCGGCCGACCTCGCGTCGTTCGTGGCCTCGGGCGACACCTTCGAGATCTGCCTCGCGAACCACCTCGCCTCCTTCGCAACAGCACGCATCGTCGAGGGCGATGAGATGTGCCTGCTCAAGGAGGTCGTCGGGCGAGGCACCGCCGATGGGACCACGTCAATCCCGCGGCTCATCAGCGAGCTGGTCGCGAGCGATCTCTTCTCTCTGAGCCGCATGGTCGAGCGCTGA